A genomic region of Zalophus californianus isolate mZalCal1 chromosome 1, mZalCal1.pri.v2, whole genome shotgun sequence contains the following coding sequences:
- the LOC113917110 gene encoding olfactory receptor 7A17-like codes for MEADNDTGISEFLLLGLSEEPELQPIIFRLFLCMYLITVLGNLLIILAVSSDSHLHTPMYFFLATLSFADICFTSTTIPKMLWNIQTQSQVITYAGCVTQMYFFLIFGGWDDFLLTVMAYDRFVAICHPLHYTVIMNPRLCGLLVLVSWVISVLNSLLQSLMVLRLSFCAKVEIPHFFCEFNQVVGQACSNTFLNDMVMYFGIVLLGGAPLAGILYSYSKIVSSIRRISSAQGKYKAFSTCASHLSIVSLFYCTILGVYLSSAAPQSSHSSAVASVMYTVVTPMLNPFIYSLRNRDIKRALKRITGVPVM; via the coding sequence ATGGAAGCAGACAATGACACAGGAATTTCTgagtttcttcttctgggattatCAGAGGAACCAGAATTACAGCCCATCATATTTAGGCTTTTCCTCTGCATGTACCTAATCACTGTGCTGGGGAacctgctcatcatcctggccGTCAGCTCAGACTCCcatctccacacccccatgtacttcttcctcgcCACCCTGTCCTTTGCAGACATCTgcttcacctccaccaccatccccaagaTGCTGTGGAACATCCAGACTCAGAGCCAAGTCATCACTTATGCCGGCTGCGTCACACAGATGTACTTTTTCTTAATCTTTGGAGGCTGGGATGACTTTCTCCTGACTGTGATGGCTTATGACCGCTTCGTGGCCATCTGTCACCCCTTGCACTACACGGTCATCATGAACCCTCGGCTCTGTGGACTGCTGGTTCTGGTGTCCTGGGTCATCAGTGTTCTCAATTCCTTGTTACAGAGTTTAATGGTGTTGCGGCTGTCCTTCTGTGCAAAGGTGGAAATCCCCCATTTTTTCTGTGAATTCAATCAAGTAGTTGGGCAGGCCTGTTCCAACACCTTCCTTAATGATATGGTTATGTATTTCGGAATTGTGCTGCTTGGTGGCGCTCCCCTGGCTGGGATTCTTTATTCCTACTCGAAGATTGTTTCCTCCATACGTAGGATATCCTCAGCTCAGGGCAAGTATAAAGCATTTTCCACCTGTGCATCTCACCTCTCCATTGTCTCCTTGTTTTATTGTACAATTCTAGGAGTGTACCttagctctgctgctccccagagctcccacTCAAGTGCAGTAGCCTCGGTGATGTACACGGTGGTCACGCCCATGCTGAACCCCTTCATCTACAGCCTGAGGAACAGAGACATAAAGAGGGCTCTGAAAAGAATCACTGGGGTTCCAGTGATGTAA